One window of Athalia rosae chromosome 4, iyAthRosa1.1, whole genome shotgun sequence genomic DNA carries:
- the LOC105687492 gene encoding kinesin-like protein unc-104 isoform X7: protein MSSVKVAVRVRPFNNRELSREAQCIIDMVGNTTSIVNPKAPPGTKDAVKSFNYDYSYFSMDPNDDNYSSQIMVYKDIGEEMLQHAFEGYNVCIFAYGQTGAGKSYTMMGKQEEGQEGIIPQICDDLFRKISRNSSDELKYSVEVSYMEIYCERVRDLLNPKNKGNLRVREHPLLGPYVEDLSKLAVMSYQDIHDLIDEGNKARTVAATNMNETSSRSHAVFTIFFTQQRHDSTTDLVTEKVSKISLVDLAGSERADSTGAKGTRLKEGANINKSLTTLGKVISALAEIATKKKKKADFIPYRDSVLTWLLRENLGGNSKTAMIAAVSPADINYDETLSTLRYADRAKQIVCKAVVNEDANAKLIRELKEEIQKLRELLKQEGIDVQEGDEQTIRTIKRDDDVKETRQRVPSHPASTLAEEAVDQLQASEKLIAELNETWEDKLKRTESIRLQREAVFAEMGVAVKEDGMTVGVFSPKKTPHLVNLNEDPFMSECLIYYIKDGFTRIGSAEANIPQDIQLCGPYILSEHCAFENHEGIITLIPKKGALIYVNGREIEERIILKTGSRVILGKNHVFRFNHPDQVRERREKSSPAETPGNGETVDWNFAQIELLEKQGIDLKAEMEKRLLVLEEQFRKEKEEADQLFEEQRKNYEARIDALQKQVEEQSMTMSMYSSYTPEDFNNIEEDIFESNWSEREFQLAAWAFRKWKYHQFTSLRDDLWGNAIFLKEANAISVELKKKVQFQFTLLTDTLYSPLPVDLLPVLEDEDDDERPFPRTIVAVEVQDTKNGATHYWTLDKLRQRLELMREMYHNEAELSPTSPDYNIETITGGDPFYDRFPWFRMVGRSFIYLSNLMYPVPLIHKVAIVNEKGDVKGYLRVAVQAVIEEENSEYSSGVRQSARISFEDDLFGNHRYNKRNTLVTQTLEKNQQNFLQEERMVEGQTEVKECKEGKDDEEVGDADSGRGDSSVSSDMKEDELPEHLQPGVEFTFRVTVLQAMGISTEYADIFCQFNFLHRHDEAFSTEPVKNAGKGNPPLGFYHVQNITVTVTKSFLEYLKTQPIVFEVFGHYQQHPLHKDAKLEYSARQPPKRMLPPSIPISQPVRSPKFGSVLPSPSTSHVHAKYDVLVWFEICELAPNGEYVPSVVDHSDDLPCRGLFLLHQGIQRRIRITIVHEHASELRWKDVRELVVGRIRNTPEPEEEDNDSSVLSLGLFPGEYLEIPGDDRCMFRFEAAWDSSLHNSALLNRVTSYGEQIFMTISAYLELENCGRPAIITKDLSMIIYGRDARVGPRSLKHLFSGHYRNQEANRLSGVYELVLRRSSEAGVQRRQRRVLDTSSTYVRGEENLHGWRPRGDSLIFDHQWELEKLTRLEEVERVRHTLLLRERLGIDKVPLCNKTTHDFTKSEKEVCNMVAKATSEPHASPIKLKKSTSKDIYEPWEMTDRERELATKCVKLIQGRIPSKEPIVLSDVSPAEDTITDMSTSMISSIMSTSSQELSSPERARLQELQDSMIAGESASQVNSMAPAPLGSSSPLKESLVLYVPEVEEIRISPVIARKGYLNILEHKTNGWKKRWVAVRRPYVFIFKEEKDPVERALINLATAQVEYSEDQLAMVRVPNTFSVVTKHRGYLLQTLGDREVYDWLYAINPLLAGQIRSKLARKGPTSNIASITLAPPSETQPQAK from the exons ATGTCGTCGGTGAAGGTGGCGGTGCGGGTGAGACCCTTCAATAATCGTGAATTGTCCCGCGAAGCTCAATGTATCATTGACATGGTTGGCAATACAACGT CTATCGTCAACCCGAAAGCACCACCTGGAACCAAAGACGCTGTCAAAAGCTTCAACTATGACTACTCGTATTTCTCCATGGAC CctaacgatgataattattcttcACAAATCATGGTGTACAAAGATATCGGGGAGGAAATGTTGCAGCATGCGTTTGAAG GATACAACGTATGTATTTTCGCTTACGGACAAACCGGAGCGGGCAAATCCTATACAATGATGGGAAAACAGGAGGAAGGTCAAGAAGGAATTATTCCACAGATATGTGATGATCTGTTTAGAAAAATTAGTAGAAATTCTAGCGACGAGCTCAAATATTCCGTCGAGGTGAGCTACATGGAAATATATTGCGAACGAGTACGTGATCTGCTGAATCCCAAAAATAAGGGAAATTTACGAGTAAGAGAACATCCTCTTCTTGGTCCGTATGTCGAAGACTTATCCAAGCTAGCGGTCATGTCGTATCAAGATATTCACGATCTTATTGACGAGGGAAACAAAGCAAG GACCGTTGCGGCCACAAACATGAACGAGACATCGAGCAGATCTCACGCAGTTTTcacaatatttttcacacaACAGAGGCATGATAGTACAACGGATTTagtgacggaaaaagtcagcAAGATCTCGTTGGTGGACTTGGCTGGTTCTGAAAGGGCAGATTCTACAGGTGCAAAAGGTACCAGGCTCAAAGAAGGTGCCAATATCAATAAAAGTTTGACTACTCTGGGGAAAGTCATCAGCGCATTAGCTGAAATC gcaacaaagaaaaagaagaaagcagACTTCATTCCATACAGAGATTCGGTTTTAACCTGGTTATTGCGTGAAAATCTTGGTGGCAATTCTAAAACTGCAATGATCGCCGCTGTCAGTCCAGCTGATATCAATTACGACGAAACCCTCTCCACATTAAG ATATGCGGACAGGGCGAAACAGATCGTATGCAAAGCTGTTGTCAATGAGGATGCTAATGCTAAGCTCATCAGAGAactgaaagaagaaattcagaaACTACGGGAACTTCTGAAACAAGAAGGCATCGACGTACAAGAAG GAGATGAGCAGACCATAAGAACTATCAAACGAGACGATGACGTCAAAGAAACTAGACAACGGGTTCCATCGCATCCTGCATCTACTCTTGCTGAGGAAGCTGTTGACCAGTTGCAAGCGAGTGAGAAACTTATTGCTG AATTGAACGAAACTTGGGAAGACAAGCTGAAGCGAACGGAATCAATACGCCTACAAAGAGAAGCAGTGTTTGCTGAGATGGGTGTAGCTGTAAAAGAAGATGGCATGACTGTTGGTGTATTCTCACCAAAAAAGACACCGCATTTAGTAAACCTCAATGAAGATCCCTTTATGTCCGAGTgtcttatttattatataaaagATGGGTTCACCAGGATTGGTTCCGCTGAAGCTAATATTCCGCAAGACATACAACTTTGTGGTCCATATATTCTAAGTGAACATTGCGCATTTGAAAATCATGAGGGCATCATCACGCTAATACCCAAAAAAGGTGCTCTGATTTACGTCAATGGTCGGGAAATCGAAGAACGTATTATTTTAAAGACTGGATCCCGAGTAATCTTGGGAAAGAACCATGTGTTCAGATTCAATCACCCTGATCAAG TGCGAGAGCGTCGCGAGAAGAGTTCACCTGCTGAGACACCTGGTAACGGAGAGACAGTTGATTGGAATTTCGCACAAATTGAATTATTGGAGAAACAGGGTATTGATTTGAAAgctgaaatggaaaaaaggctACTCGTTCTTGAAGAACAATTCCgcaaggaaaaagaagaagcagatCAACTCTTCGAAGAACAGAGAAAG AATTATGAAGCACGAATTGATGCTCTCCAGAAGCAAGTTGAAGAGCAGAGCATGACAATGTCTATGTACAGTAGTTATACTCCAGAAGATTTCAACAATATTGAAGAAGATATATTCG AGAGCAACTGGAGTGAGCGCGAATTCCAGCTAGCAGCTTGGGCATTTCGTAAATGGAAATATCATCAGTTTACCAGTCTCCGAGATGATCTGTGGGGCAACGCTATTTTCCTCAAGGAAGCTAACGCCATTTCTGTAGAGCTTAAGAAAAAG GTTCAGTTCCAGTTTACTCTTTTGACGGACACTTTGTATTCACCATTGCCAGTCGATTTGTTACCAGTActagaagatgaagatgatgatgagAGGCCATTCCCTCGGACTATTGTGGCTGTTGAGGTCCAAGATACCAAAAATGGTGCAACACATTATTGGACACTTGATAAGCTAAG ACAAAGGCTGGAGCTGATGCGGGAAATGTATCATAACGAAGCAGAGTTATCACCAACTTCTCCGGACTATAATATCGAAACTATTACGGGGGGTGACCCTTTCTATGATCGATTTCCATGGTTTCGGATGGTTGGAAG ATCATTTATATATCTGAGCAATCTTATGTATCCAGTACCACTTATACATAAGGTTGCTATCGTCAATGAAAAAGGAGATGTTAAGGGTTATTTGAGAGTTGCTGTACAAGCTGTTATTG AAGAGGAAAACAGCGAATATTCAAGTGGCGTAAGACAGTCTGCTCGTATATCATTTGAAGACGACTTATTTGGTAATCATAGATACAACAAACGAAATACCCTCGTCACACAAACTCTtgagaaaaatcagcaaaattTCTTGCAAGAAGAACGTATGGTTGAGGGACAGACTGAAGTAAAGGAGTGTAAGGAGGGAAAAGATGATGAAGAAGTTGGAGATGCAGATAGTGGCAGAGGTGATAGCTCAGTTTCTAGTGATATGAAAGAGGATGAATTGCCGGAACATCTTCAACCTGGAGTTGAGTTCACATTTAGAGTGACAGTATTGCAGGCAATGGGAATATCAACAGAATACGCAGATATCTTTTGTCAATTTAA TTTTCTGCACCGACACGATGAAGCATTTTCAACAGAACCCGTTAAGAATGCCGGTAAAGGAAACCCTCCACTAGGCTTTTACCATGTACAAAAT ATAACTGTGACAGTTACGAAATCGTTTCTGGAATATCTCAAAACTCAGCCCATTGTGTTCGAAGTATTTGGCCACTACCAACAGCATCCACTGCACAAAGATGCCAAATTAGAATA CAGTGCCAGGCAGCCACCAAAAAGGATGCTTCCACCTTCAATCCCCATAAGTCAGCCAGTTCGATCACCAAAGTTTGGTAGTGTTCTACCTTCACCTAGTACGTCACACGTTCACGCCAAATATGACGTCCTTGTGTGGTTCGAAATCTGCGAATTGGCACCAAACGGCGAATATGTCCCATCAGTAGTTGACCATAGTGACGATTTACCTTGCCGTGgattatttcttcttcatcaaGGGATACAGCGGCGTATTCGCATTACGATCGTGCATGAGCATGCGTCAGAACTTCGATGGAAAGATGTTAGAGAACTTGTTGTCGGACGCATTCGTAATACCCCAGAACCTGAAGAAGAGGACAATGATTCTTCAGTGCTATCTCTTGGGTTGTTTCCAGGAGAGTATCTAGAGATACCAGGGGATGACAGATGCATGTTTAGATTTGAAGCAGCTTGGGATAGTTCTCTGCACAATTCGGCGTTGTTAAACAGAGTGACATCCTATGGCGAACAAATCTTCATGACCATTTCTGCATACTTGGAG CTTGAAAATTGCGGCAGACCAGCTATCATAACAAAGGATCTCAGTATGATAATTTATGGACGAGATGCGAGAGTGGGTCCTCGATCGCTGAAGCATTTGTTCAGCGGTCACTATCGCAATCAGGAAGCCAATCGACTCAGTGGCGTTTACGAACTGGTGTTACGACGTTCGTCTGAAGCAG GTGTACAGCGGCGACAGCGCAGAGTACTAGATACAAGCTCTACGTATGTTAGAGGGGAAGAAAACCTTCACGGATGGAGACCACGAGGTGATAGTTTGATTTTTGATCATCAATGGGAATTGGAAAAGCTCACACGACTCGAAGAAGTCGAACGAGTCAGGCACACGCTTTTACTTCGAGAAAGACTTGGAATTGATAAAGTACCACTTTGCAATAAGACAACACATGATTTTACCAAAAGTGAGAAG GAGGTATGTAACATGGTTGCAAAGGCTACTAGTGAGCCACATGCGAGCCCGATCaaactaaaaaaatcaacaagtaAGGATATATACGAGCCTTGGGAAATGACAGATCGAGAACGTGAACTCGCAACAAAGTGCGTCAAATTAATACAAGGCAGAATTCCCAGCAAAGAGCCAATCGTTCTGTCCGACGTATCACCTGCAGAGGATACTATAACTGATATGTCTACATCAATGATTTCCTCAATCATGTCTACGTCATCACAAGA GTTGAGTTCACCAGAGCGTGCTCGTCTTCAGGAACTCCAGGATAGTATGATAGCCGGTGAATCTGCTAGTCAAGTCAACAGTATGGCACCGGCGCCTCTCGGTTCCTCATCACCTTTGAAAGAGAGTTTAGTTCTGTATGTGCCAGAAGTAGAAGAAATTCGTATTAGCCCCGTAATTGCGAGAAAAGGATATTTGAACATCTTGGAACACAAAACTAACGGCTGGAAAAAACGTTGGGTG GCTGTTCGTAGGCCATACGTTTTTATCttcaaagaggaaaaagatccCGTTGAAAGAGCACTTATCAATCTTGCTACTGCACAGGTTGAATATTCCGAAGACCAACTGGCAATGGTTAGAGTACCCAACACATTTAG TGTTGTAACTAAACACCGTGGTTATCTTCTCCAAACACTCGGTGATAGAGAAGTTTACGATTGGCTTTACGCTATTAATCCTTTATTGGCTGGACAGATTAG GTCTAAGCTGGCTCGCAAGGGCCCTACTTCCAATATCGCTTCTATTACGTTAGCCCCACCTTCAGAGACTCAACCGCAAGCTAAATGA
- the LOC105687492 gene encoding kinesin-like protein unc-104 isoform X5: MSSVKVAVRVRPFNNRELSREAQCIIDMVGNTTSIVNPKAPPGTKDAVKSFNYDYSYFSMDPNDDNYSSQIMVYKDIGEEMLQHAFEGYNVCIFAYGQTGAGKSYTMMGKQEEGQEGIIPQICDDLFRKISRNSSDELKYSVEVSYMEIYCERVRDLLNPKNKGNLRVREHPLLGPYVEDLSKLAVMSYQDIHDLIDEGNKARTVAATNMNETSSRSHAVFTIFFTQQRHDSTTDLVTEKVSKISLVDLAGSERADSTGAKGTRLKEGANINKSLTTLGKVISALAEIAATKKKKKADFIPYRDSVLTWLLRENLGGNSKTAMIAAVSPADINYDETLSTLRYADRAKQIVCKAVVNEDANAKLIRELKEEIQKLRELLKQEGIDVQEGDEQTIRTIKRDDDVKETRQRVPSHPASTLAEEAVDQLQASEKLIAELNETWEDKLKRTESIRLQREAVFAEMGVAVKEDGMTVGVFSPKKTPHLVNLNEDPFMSECLIYYIKDGFTRIGSAEANIPQDIQLCGPYILSEHCAFENHEGIITLIPKKGALIYVNGREIEERIILKTGSRVILGKNHVFRFNHPDQVRERREKSSPAETPGNGETVDWNFAQIELLEKQGIDLKAEMEKRLLVLEEQFRKEKEEADQLFEEQRKNYEARIDALQKQVEEQSMTMSMYSSYTPEDFNNIEEDIFVNPLFDAESNWSEREFQLAAWAFRKWKYHQFTSLRDDLWGNAIFLKEANAISVELKKKVQFQFTLLTDTLYSPLPVDLLPVLEDEDDDERPFPRTIVAVEVQDTKNGATHYWTLDKLRQRLELMRHLYNEDLSPSTPEAKEDFFPCLTVCSNQKFSLANLLPSRQRLELMREMYHNEAELSPTSPDYNIETITGGDPFYDRFPWFRMVGRSFIYLSNLMYPVPLIHKVAIVNEKGDVKGYLRVAVQAVIEEENSEYSSGVRQSARISFEDDLFGNHRYNKRNTLVTQTLEKNQQNFLQEERMVEGQTEVKECKEGKDDEEVGDADSGRGDSSVSSDMKEDELPEHLQPGVEFTFRVTVLQAMGISTEYADIFCQFNFLHRHDEAFSTEPVKNAGKGNPPLGFYHVQNITVTVTKSFLEYLKTQPIVFEVFGHYQQHPLHKDAKLEYSARQPPKRMLPPSIPISQPVRSPKFGSVLPSPSTSHVHAKYDVLVWFEICELAPNGEYVPSVVDHSDDLPCRGLFLLHQGIQRRIRITIVHEHASELRWKDVRELVVGRIRNTPEPEEEDNDSSVLSLGLFPGEYLEIPGDDRCMFRFEAAWDSSLHNSALLNRVTSYGEQIFMTISAYLELENCGRPAIITKDLSMIIYGRDARVGPRSLKHLFSGHYRNQEANRLSGVYELVLRRSSEAGSPGVQRRQRRVLDTSSTYVRGEENLHGWRPRGDSLIFDHQWELEKLTRLEEVERVRHTLLLRERLGIDKVPLCNKTTHDFTKSEKEVCNMVAKATSEPHASPIKLKKSTSKDIYEPWEMTDRERELATKCVKLIQGRIPSKEPIVLSDVSPAEDTITDMSTSMISSIMSTSSQESVYQHKSDWFEQPRGIIIRTRSKSCIFRLSSPERARLQELQDSMIAGESASQVNSMAPAPLGSSSPLKESLVLYVPEVEEIRISPVIARKGYLNILEHKTNGWKKRWVAVRRPYVFIFKEEKDPVERALINLATAQVEYSEDQLAMVRVPNTFSVVTKHRGYLLQTLGDREVYDWLYAINPLLAGQIRSKLARKGPTSNIASITLAPPSETQPQAK, from the exons ATGTCGTCGGTGAAGGTGGCGGTGCGGGTGAGACCCTTCAATAATCGTGAATTGTCCCGCGAAGCTCAATGTATCATTGACATGGTTGGCAATACAACGT CTATCGTCAACCCGAAAGCACCACCTGGAACCAAAGACGCTGTCAAAAGCTTCAACTATGACTACTCGTATTTCTCCATGGAC CctaacgatgataattattcttcACAAATCATGGTGTACAAAGATATCGGGGAGGAAATGTTGCAGCATGCGTTTGAAG GATACAACGTATGTATTTTCGCTTACGGACAAACCGGAGCGGGCAAATCCTATACAATGATGGGAAAACAGGAGGAAGGTCAAGAAGGAATTATTCCACAGATATGTGATGATCTGTTTAGAAAAATTAGTAGAAATTCTAGCGACGAGCTCAAATATTCCGTCGAGGTGAGCTACATGGAAATATATTGCGAACGAGTACGTGATCTGCTGAATCCCAAAAATAAGGGAAATTTACGAGTAAGAGAACATCCTCTTCTTGGTCCGTATGTCGAAGACTTATCCAAGCTAGCGGTCATGTCGTATCAAGATATTCACGATCTTATTGACGAGGGAAACAAAGCAAG GACCGTTGCGGCCACAAACATGAACGAGACATCGAGCAGATCTCACGCAGTTTTcacaatatttttcacacaACAGAGGCATGATAGTACAACGGATTTagtgacggaaaaagtcagcAAGATCTCGTTGGTGGACTTGGCTGGTTCTGAAAGGGCAGATTCTACAGGTGCAAAAGGTACCAGGCTCAAAGAAGGTGCCAATATCAATAAAAGTTTGACTACTCTGGGGAAAGTCATCAGCGCATTAGCTGAAATC GCG gcaacaaagaaaaagaagaaagcagACTTCATTCCATACAGAGATTCGGTTTTAACCTGGTTATTGCGTGAAAATCTTGGTGGCAATTCTAAAACTGCAATGATCGCCGCTGTCAGTCCAGCTGATATCAATTACGACGAAACCCTCTCCACATTAAG ATATGCGGACAGGGCGAAACAGATCGTATGCAAAGCTGTTGTCAATGAGGATGCTAATGCTAAGCTCATCAGAGAactgaaagaagaaattcagaaACTACGGGAACTTCTGAAACAAGAAGGCATCGACGTACAAGAAG GAGATGAGCAGACCATAAGAACTATCAAACGAGACGATGACGTCAAAGAAACTAGACAACGGGTTCCATCGCATCCTGCATCTACTCTTGCTGAGGAAGCTGTTGACCAGTTGCAAGCGAGTGAGAAACTTATTGCTG AATTGAACGAAACTTGGGAAGACAAGCTGAAGCGAACGGAATCAATACGCCTACAAAGAGAAGCAGTGTTTGCTGAGATGGGTGTAGCTGTAAAAGAAGATGGCATGACTGTTGGTGTATTCTCACCAAAAAAGACACCGCATTTAGTAAACCTCAATGAAGATCCCTTTATGTCCGAGTgtcttatttattatataaaagATGGGTTCACCAGGATTGGTTCCGCTGAAGCTAATATTCCGCAAGACATACAACTTTGTGGTCCATATATTCTAAGTGAACATTGCGCATTTGAAAATCATGAGGGCATCATCACGCTAATACCCAAAAAAGGTGCTCTGATTTACGTCAATGGTCGGGAAATCGAAGAACGTATTATTTTAAAGACTGGATCCCGAGTAATCTTGGGAAAGAACCATGTGTTCAGATTCAATCACCCTGATCAAG TGCGAGAGCGTCGCGAGAAGAGTTCACCTGCTGAGACACCTGGTAACGGAGAGACAGTTGATTGGAATTTCGCACAAATTGAATTATTGGAGAAACAGGGTATTGATTTGAAAgctgaaatggaaaaaaggctACTCGTTCTTGAAGAACAATTCCgcaaggaaaaagaagaagcagatCAACTCTTCGAAGAACAGAGAAAG AATTATGAAGCACGAATTGATGCTCTCCAGAAGCAAGTTGAAGAGCAGAGCATGACAATGTCTATGTACAGTAGTTATACTCCAGAAGATTTCAACAATATTGAAGAAGATATATTCG TCAACCCCTTATTTGACGCAGAGAGCAACTGGAGTGAGCGCGAATTCCAGCTAGCAGCTTGGGCATTTCGTAAATGGAAATATCATCAGTTTACCAGTCTCCGAGATGATCTGTGGGGCAACGCTATTTTCCTCAAGGAAGCTAACGCCATTTCTGTAGAGCTTAAGAAAAAG GTTCAGTTCCAGTTTACTCTTTTGACGGACACTTTGTATTCACCATTGCCAGTCGATTTGTTACCAGTActagaagatgaagatgatgatgagAGGCCATTCCCTCGGACTATTGTGGCTGTTGAGGTCCAAGATACCAAAAATGGTGCAACACATTATTGGACACTTGATAAGCTAAG ACAGCGCTTGGAGTTGATGCGACACTTATACAATGAAGACTTGAGTCCCAGCACTCCGGAGGCCAAAGAGGATTTTTTCCCATGCCTTACGGTCTGCTCTAATCAGAAGTTCTCACTCGCAAATCTTTTGCCTTCGAG ACAAAGGCTGGAGCTGATGCGGGAAATGTATCATAACGAAGCAGAGTTATCACCAACTTCTCCGGACTATAATATCGAAACTATTACGGGGGGTGACCCTTTCTATGATCGATTTCCATGGTTTCGGATGGTTGGAAG ATCATTTATATATCTGAGCAATCTTATGTATCCAGTACCACTTATACATAAGGTTGCTATCGTCAATGAAAAAGGAGATGTTAAGGGTTATTTGAGAGTTGCTGTACAAGCTGTTATTG AAGAGGAAAACAGCGAATATTCAAGTGGCGTAAGACAGTCTGCTCGTATATCATTTGAAGACGACTTATTTGGTAATCATAGATACAACAAACGAAATACCCTCGTCACACAAACTCTtgagaaaaatcagcaaaattTCTTGCAAGAAGAACGTATGGTTGAGGGACAGACTGAAGTAAAGGAGTGTAAGGAGGGAAAAGATGATGAAGAAGTTGGAGATGCAGATAGTGGCAGAGGTGATAGCTCAGTTTCTAGTGATATGAAAGAGGATGAATTGCCGGAACATCTTCAACCTGGAGTTGAGTTCACATTTAGAGTGACAGTATTGCAGGCAATGGGAATATCAACAGAATACGCAGATATCTTTTGTCAATTTAA TTTTCTGCACCGACACGATGAAGCATTTTCAACAGAACCCGTTAAGAATGCCGGTAAAGGAAACCCTCCACTAGGCTTTTACCATGTACAAAAT ATAACTGTGACAGTTACGAAATCGTTTCTGGAATATCTCAAAACTCAGCCCATTGTGTTCGAAGTATTTGGCCACTACCAACAGCATCCACTGCACAAAGATGCCAAATTAGAATA CAGTGCCAGGCAGCCACCAAAAAGGATGCTTCCACCTTCAATCCCCATAAGTCAGCCAGTTCGATCACCAAAGTTTGGTAGTGTTCTACCTTCACCTAGTACGTCACACGTTCACGCCAAATATGACGTCCTTGTGTGGTTCGAAATCTGCGAATTGGCACCAAACGGCGAATATGTCCCATCAGTAGTTGACCATAGTGACGATTTACCTTGCCGTGgattatttcttcttcatcaaGGGATACAGCGGCGTATTCGCATTACGATCGTGCATGAGCATGCGTCAGAACTTCGATGGAAAGATGTTAGAGAACTTGTTGTCGGACGCATTCGTAATACCCCAGAACCTGAAGAAGAGGACAATGATTCTTCAGTGCTATCTCTTGGGTTGTTTCCAGGAGAGTATCTAGAGATACCAGGGGATGACAGATGCATGTTTAGATTTGAAGCAGCTTGGGATAGTTCTCTGCACAATTCGGCGTTGTTAAACAGAGTGACATCCTATGGCGAACAAATCTTCATGACCATTTCTGCATACTTGGAG CTTGAAAATTGCGGCAGACCAGCTATCATAACAAAGGATCTCAGTATGATAATTTATGGACGAGATGCGAGAGTGGGTCCTCGATCGCTGAAGCATTTGTTCAGCGGTCACTATCGCAATCAGGAAGCCAATCGACTCAGTGGCGTTTACGAACTGGTGTTACGACGTTCGTCTGAAGCAGGTAGCCCAG GTGTACAGCGGCGACAGCGCAGAGTACTAGATACAAGCTCTACGTATGTTAGAGGGGAAGAAAACCTTCACGGATGGAGACCACGAGGTGATAGTTTGATTTTTGATCATCAATGGGAATTGGAAAAGCTCACACGACTCGAAGAAGTCGAACGAGTCAGGCACACGCTTTTACTTCGAGAAAGACTTGGAATTGATAAAGTACCACTTTGCAATAAGACAACACATGATTTTACCAAAAGTGAGAAG GAGGTATGTAACATGGTTGCAAAGGCTACTAGTGAGCCACATGCGAGCCCGATCaaactaaaaaaatcaacaagtaAGGATATATACGAGCCTTGGGAAATGACAGATCGAGAACGTGAACTCGCAACAAAGTGCGTCAAATTAATACAAGGCAGAATTCCCAGCAAAGAGCCAATCGTTCTGTCCGACGTATCACCTGCAGAGGATACTATAACTGATATGTCTACATCAATGATTTCCTCAATCATGTCTACGTCATCACAAGAGTCAGTATACCAACACAAATCTGATTGGTTTGAACAG CCCAGAGGAATAATTATCCGGACCCGATCTAAGTCGTGCATCTTTAGGTTGAGTTCACCAGAGCGTGCTCGTCTTCAGGAACTCCAGGATAGTATGATAGCCGGTGAATCTGCTAGTCAAGTCAACAGTATGGCACCGGCGCCTCTCGGTTCCTCATCACCTTTGAAAGAGAGTTTAGTTCTGTATGTGCCAGAAGTAGAAGAAATTCGTATTAGCCCCGTAATTGCGAGAAAAGGATATTTGAACATCTTGGAACACAAAACTAACGGCTGGAAAAAACGTTGGGTG GCTGTTCGTAGGCCATACGTTTTTATCttcaaagaggaaaaagatccCGTTGAAAGAGCACTTATCAATCTTGCTACTGCACAGGTTGAATATTCCGAAGACCAACTGGCAATGGTTAGAGTACCCAACACATTTAG TGTTGTAACTAAACACCGTGGTTATCTTCTCCAAACACTCGGTGATAGAGAAGTTTACGATTGGCTTTACGCTATTAATCCTTTATTGGCTGGACAGATTAG GTCTAAGCTGGCTCGCAAGGGCCCTACTTCCAATATCGCTTCTATTACGTTAGCCCCACCTTCAGAGACTCAACCGCAAGCTAAATGA